Proteins co-encoded in one Lynx canadensis isolate LIC74 chromosome C1, mLynCan4.pri.v2, whole genome shotgun sequence genomic window:
- the LOC116738247 gene encoding kazrin, with product MSFLTSLSKAADLDHHWVAKAWLNDIGLSQYSQAFQNHLVDGRMLHSLMKRDLEKHLNVSKKFHQVSILLGIELLYQVNFSREALQERRARCETQNIDPVVWTNQRVLKWVRDIDLKEYADNLTNSGIHGAVLVLEPTFNAEAMATALGIPSGKHILRRHLAEEMTAVFHPANSSGIREAERFGTPPGRASSVTRAGKEESSGGIKYKAGRLPLGKIGRGFSSKDPDFHDDYGSLQNEDCGDDDPQGRPEQCRLEGYNGLEVTNV from the exons ATGTCTTTCCTCACCAGCCTGTCCAAAGCCGCTGACCTGGACCATCACTGGGTGGCCAAGGCCTGGCTGAATGACATCGGCCTGTCCCAGTACTCTCAGGCCTTCCAAAACCACCTGGTCGACGGGCGGATGCTACACTCCCTGATGAAGCGGGACCTGGAAAAGCACCTGAACGTGTCCAAGAAGTTCCACCAGGTCAGCATCCTGCTGGGGATCGAGCTGCTGTACCAAGTGAACTTCAGCAGGGAG GCCCTCCAGGAGCGCCGCGCCCGCTGCGAGACCCAGAACATAGACCCCGTGGTCTGGACCAACCAACGGGTGCTCAAGTGGGTGCGGGACATCGACCTGAAG GAGTACGCAGACAACCTGACCAACAGCGGCATCCACGGTGCTGTGTTGGTGCTGGAGCCCACGTTCAACGCCGAGGCCATGGCCACTGCCCTGGGCATCCCCAGCGGGAAGCACATCCTCCGGAGACACCTGGCAGAGGAGATGACTGCCGTCTTCCACCCAGCCAA ctcctcAGGCATCCGGGAGGCTGAGCGTTTCGGAACACCCCCAGGGAGGGCCTCCAGCGTCACCCGGGCGGGGAAGGAGGAGAGCAGCGGCGGCATTAAATACAAGGCTGGCCGG ctGCCGCTAGGGAAGATAGGAAGGGGCTTCAGCAGCAAAGACCCCGATTTTCATGATGACTATGGCTCTCTTCAAAATGAAGATTGTGGAGACGACGACCCCCAGGGCAGGCCAGAGCAGTGCCGGCTGGAAGGCTACAACGGCCTCGAGGTCACCAATGTGTAA